The segment GTTCCGAAGGCATACAGCCAGCCCCACGATCCGGCCCAGGTAAAAAAGAAAATCAGTCCGGCCAGAATCGGACCGCCAATGAGAATGCCGAGGGCCAGGCCTTTCAGCCGATCAGACATCCACGTTTTCCAGGTGGTTTTATTAAAGCCATACCGCGCTTCGATGGAAAAAGTGGCGTATACACTGAAGGGAGTGGAAAGGAGACTTTTAAGTGCCATCAGGCCGGCTGTAAAGATCAGGCCCTGCCAGACCGGGTTTACCGAAATATTACCTGCGAGTGACCACATCCAGGGAAATCCGCCCGCCAGCCAGAAAAGAAGAGTGGCTGCCAGACTGACCGTTCCGCTTAAAAATCCGAACCGGATACTTTCTGCCTGATAGGCCTGAGATTTCCGGTACTGTTCCTCATCATACAAACCGGCCAGGGAGGGAGGAACCGGACGGGAAAGAGCCTTCAGATTAAGAAAATCCGAGACCAGGTTCAGCAGATAATCGGCCAGAAGCGCAACCAGTATCAGCCAGAAAAAAACATTAAAGTCGATCATTTACAGAAACCTTTCAGGATAAGGGCAATCATCAGAACGAAAAAAGCCGGCGATTCGCTCCGGTCAGAGCAGAAACCCCGATTGGCCAAAGAATTGAGGGGTTAAAACCCGCCGGCGACTGAAATCGGGCCACAAAAATACCGGATGGTCATGGCTGAATCGAAAAATTATGCTATTTTCCCGTTTTTCAAAACCGACCTGATGAGGGAGACAACCTTGCTGAAACAACTGTTCCGCAAAAAGAAACTCGAAGATGTTCTGGCTGTCATTGACAAGCAGGAACACAAACTGGAAAAGAAACTGGGCTGGTTCGATCTGACGGCGCTGGGAATCGGAGCCATCATCGGGACGGGGATTTTTGTGCTGACGGGAACGGCTGCTGCCGGCGGGGCGAATCACATTGGTGCCGGACCGGCTTTATCGGTCAGCTTTGTCATTACGGGAATTGCCTGTGCACTGGCGGCCCTGTGCTACGCAGAATTTGCCTCCATGATGCCGATTTCGGGGTCGGCATACACATACAGTTATGCTGCTTTTGGTGAAGTGGTGGCCTGGATTATCGGGTGGTGTCTGGTGCTGGAATATGCCATCGGAAACATTGCCGTAGCTGTGGGATGGTCGGGCTATTTTGTTGATCTGCTGCGTGGCTTCGACATTCATCTGCCAGCCTGGATGATCACCGACTACGTTACGGCCGGGCACCGGTTTGCCTACGGAACCGAGACGCTGATTATCGATACCGCTCCCAAAGTGGCGGGCATACCGATTGTGGTGAATTTTCCCGCCATTTTTATCAACGTGGTGGTCTATGGATTGCTGCTCATCGGAATTAAGGAATCCTCCCGTGCCAACATGATGATTGTGGTTCTGAAACTGTCGATGGTGTTGTTGTTTATTGCCGTCGGAGCTGCCTATGTGAAACCCGAATTCTGGGGACATGACTGGAACAGTTTTGCTCCGAACGGATTTAACGGAATCATGACCGGAGCAGCACTGATCTTTTTTGCCTACATTGGTTTTGATGCCATTTCAACCGCCGCAGAGGAAACCATCAATCCCGGCAGGGATCTGCCACGCGGCATTATCATTTCCCTGGCAGTGGTCACAGTGCTGTACGTGGTGGTGACGGTGGTGCTGACCGGTATGGTCGATTACCGCACACTGAATGTACCCGAACCGGTTTCCTTTGCCCTCCGGTCAGTGAATGCCGATTGGGCCGCCGGCATCATTTCGGCTGGGGCGGTCATTTCCATCACCTCGGTCCTGATTGTATTCGGATTGGGCCAGCCCCGGATTTTCTATGCCATGTCACGGGACGGATTGCTCCCCAAATCACTCAGTAAAGTCCATCCGAAATTTCACACGCCACACGTGGCCACCCTGATCACTGGCTGTTTTGTGGCCTTCTTTTCCGGATTTATCGATGTGGGACAAGCCGCCGAACTGACCAATATCGGCACACTGGCCGCCTTTGTGCTGGTCAGCCTGGGAGTCCTGGTGAAACGCTATACCGATCCAGGCATGCACCGTCCGTTCAGAACCCCGATGGTTCATGTGACCGCCGTGGCCAGTGCGCTTGCCTCTGGCTACATTGCATACAATCTGCCTTCCATCACCTGGAAAATGTTCTGGATCTGGCTGGTGGTCGGACTGACGATTTACTTCCTGTACGGCTACCGGAAAAGCAAGCTGAGGGGTTGACTGCAGGAGACAGGAGACAGAATAGGAATTCAGAATTCAGAATACAGAATTCAGAATACGGAAAAACCCGGACCCTGAGGTTCTCGAAGGGTAAGGGTTTTTCAGTGACGGGTGGGCAGAGATCGGAATTCGGCCCTTCGACTCCGCTCAGGGACCAAGTCGAAATGCAGGGACCGGAATACGGAATTTCACCCTCTCCGCCGGTGAGGGAAGGGGTGAGGGTCTGTTGCCGGTTTTAAAATGCAAAAATCTCAATTTTCGCAGATTTGCATCCTGTCCGTTGAATGTTCCTGTCCCCCGGGTGCCGAATCCGGTGGCTGCATGTCGACTGCGCTTGGTCCCTGCATTTCGACTGCGCTCAATGACCGGTCGCAGGGCAATGACCAATGTTTACCCCGATGAAGTCGGGGAAGCCACAAGGATGGGGTTCTGAAAGTCTGGCCTTGACGGATTTCGATTCCCCGGTCCCCGAGTGATCCCGTAATCGGGATCGTATCGAGGGGCCCGGTGGCTTGTTCTGTCTAATGCTCAAAGTCTTTAGAAACCTGCAAGCTGGTATGCTCCGCAGGGTGACTTTTTTCACAAAAAAGTCACCATCCCTCGGCTCCGCTCGGGAACCGGCGAGGCCGACCGCCCAGCCTGAGACTCGTTCGTGGCACTCCAGGCCTAAAACGATTGAACTCGTCCCGGTGGGCCTCAGATAGCAATCGTTTCTGACGGCCTTCCGTTTCTCAATTCGTCGGCTGGCCGATGTCGGCAAAGCCAAAAATCCTGGAAAATGGACTTTGCATTCGCGGGTGGCCACCGGCATCGGAGGGCGGTGTGGGTGGCAAGGATCGCAGCTTTCAGATATTTTGTGAATCACCTAAAGTTTTCTGTCTTCACAGTACCCTGCGCATCAAAATATCTGGTAAGCGGGATGGGGGCGATCGTACTTCGACCTGGCTCAGCACAAGTGCGTTTCGATGC is part of the Bacteroidota bacterium genome and harbors:
- a CDS encoding amino acid permease, which translates into the protein MLKQLFRKKKLEDVLAVIDKQEHKLEKKLGWFDLTALGIGAIIGTGIFVLTGTAAAGGANHIGAGPALSVSFVITGIACALAALCYAEFASMMPISGSAYTYSYAAFGEVVAWIIGWCLVLEYAIGNIAVAVGWSGYFVDLLRGFDIHLPAWMITDYVTAGHRFAYGTETLIIDTAPKVAGIPIVVNFPAIFINVVVYGLLLIGIKESSRANMMIVVLKLSMVLLFIAVGAAYVKPEFWGHDWNSFAPNGFNGIMTGAALIFFAYIGFDAISTAAEETINPGRDLPRGIIISLAVVTVLYVVVTVVLTGMVDYRTLNVPEPVSFALRSVNADWAAGIISAGAVISITSVLIVFGLGQPRIFYAMSRDGLLPKSLSKVHPKFHTPHVATLITGCFVAFFSGFIDVGQAAELTNIGTLAAFVLVSLGVLVKRYTDPGMHRPFRTPMVHVTAVASALASGYIAYNLPSITWKMFWIWLVVGLTIYFLYGYRKSKLRG